The window CAATTGCCGGCGCGCTTGCGTTACCACCGCCGCTCGACCTGACCGTGCGCGACTGGTCGCAAACCGAACGCTGGACGGAAGAACTGGGCGGGGTGAGCCTGATGCCGGGTCACATTCGCCTGCCGCGCGGCGAAGCGATCGAGGCGCTGCCCGGTTTCGCGGACGGCGCATGGTGGGTGCAGGATATCGCCGCCTCGCTGCCTGCACGCCTGTTGGGCCCGGGTGAGAGCCGCAAGGCGCTCGACCTATGTTCCGCGCCGGGCGGCAAGACGTTGCAACTGGCGGCGCAGGGCTGGGACGTAACCTCGCTCGACGTGAAGCCCAAACGACTCGACCGGGTCGAACAGAACCTGAAGCGGACCGGCCTCTCGGCGACGCTGGTGTCCGCCGACGCCCTGACTTGGGAACCGACCGGGCAGTTCGACGCCATCTTGCTCGACGCGCCATGCACCGCCACCGGCACCTGCCGCCGTCACCCCGATGTGCTGCACCGGATCGGCGCGGAGCATATCACCGCGATGGCGGCATTGCAGGCTAAGTTGCTGGAGCGGGCGGCACACTGGCTCGCCCCGGGCGGTACGCTGGTTTACGCGGTATGTTCACTGGAGCAGGAGGAAGGCGAGGCGCAACCGTCCACCATTGGCCTCACTACCGACCCGATAACAGCCGCAGAATTGCCCGACGGAGTCGACCCCGCAAGCGAAGGCTGGGTGCGCACACATCCCGGACTTCTGCCTAACACGGGCGGAATGGATGGCTTTTTCATTGTCCGGCTCAAAGCATAGGTCCCGGCCGGAGCCGGGACCAGCTTGCTAGTTAGCTCTAGGCGTCCGCCTTCACCTTGGCAGCGTAGCTCTTGCGCAGTTTTGCCAGCTTCGGCGGGATGGTGGCGAGGCAATAGGGGTTTCGCTTGCCTTCGCCTTCCCAATATTCCTGGTGGTAATCCTCAGCCGGGTACCATTTCGCCCCGCCGTCCTGATCCGCGCCTTCGATCGTGGTGACGACCTTACCGCCATGGTCCTCGTTTGCGCGCGCGATCGCCGCTTCGGCAGCCGCGCGCTGCTCGTCGTTCACCGGGAAGATAGCGCTGCGATATTGTGTGCCGACATCGTTGCCCTGCCGGTTCAGCTGGGTCGGATCATGCGTGCCGAGGAACACGTCGAGCAGATCGTCCAGTGCGATGGCATCGGGATCATAGCTTACGCGGATCGCCTCGGCATGGCCGGTTCGCCCGGTACAAATCTCCTTGTAAGTCGGATTTTCGGTCGTGCCGCCGATATAGCCGCTTTCCACCTCGCTCACGCCCACCACGTCGCGGAACACTGCTTCGGTGCACCAGAAGCACCCACCGGCGAGAATGATTTGCTGCGTTTCGCCCATCGTCTTGTCTCCTTTGCATCGGGAGATAGGAGCTGCGGGACAAATTGCGAGAGCGGTTCGGATCGATCGGCGCTGAAATGGTTGTCACCAGCCATGGCGCGTCTATCATGCGGACTACGTTCAACGAATTTGGGGAATTACCATGCGCCGTCTCTGTCTAGCCGCTGCTGTAGCCGCCATCGCCTTCGCCGCGCCGGCCGTCGCGGAACATCACGTCACGCCGGAACTGACCGCCGCCATGCAGGACGAACGCCGCGCCGATGACCGCGCGCGCGATCAGTTCCGTAATCCGGCAGAAACGCTGCATTTCTTCAAGGTGAAGCCGGGCATGACCGTGGCCGATGTGGTGCCGGGCGGTGGCTGGTACACACGTGTGCTGGTGCCGTATCTGGGCGCTGATGGCCGCTATATTGGATTGAACCCCGACATGAGCCGCGCCACGAGCGAACGGATCGCTACTGCGTGGGGCGGGCTTGCAGGCAAGTTCCCCGAGCAGCTTGCCAAATGGAACCTCAGTGGGATGAACGCTGTCGGCATGAATATTGACGATGCTGGCGAGGATATGGCCGGTACGGTGGACCGGGTGCTGATCTTCCGCGAAATGCACAATCTGCACCGCTTCGGCCTGCTTCATTCCACCCTTGGCGGGGCACGGACCATGCTGAAGGATGACGGGATGCTCGGTATCG of the Alteripontixanthobacter maritimus genome contains:
- a CDS encoding class I SAM-dependent methyltransferase, which gives rise to MRRLCLAAAVAAIAFAAPAVAEHHVTPELTAAMQDERRADDRARDQFRNPAETLHFFKVKPGMTVADVVPGGGWYTRVLVPYLGADGRYIGLNPDMSRATSERIATAWGGLAGKFPEQLAKWNLSGMNAVGMNIDDAGEDMAGTVDRVLIFREMHNLHRFGLLHSTLGGARTMLKDDGMLGIVQHRAKAWAPGDYADGSRGYMRQQDIIGMVEAHGFDLVATSEINANAKDTADHPRGVWEMPPSLGTERADLKDLGESDRMTLLFRKR
- a CDS encoding RsmB/NOP family class I SAM-dependent RNA methyltransferase; this translates as MAKPSLPSGDLSAPRSNNPDLPGLRARKAVLTMLDGVLRRGETLDMAERGAAKALAPADRALARAIASETLRWLVDLDALIDSATRKPLQHEAKARQVLRLMLAQWLRLDTPPHAVIATGLPLLTGGLRRLAHGVFSTLTKRPATLPEAPTLPDAVRMRWGNRAEAIAGALALPPPLDLTVRDWSQTERWTEELGGVSLMPGHIRLPRGEAIEALPGFADGAWWVQDIAASLPARLLGPGESRKALDLCSAPGGKTLQLAAQGWDVTSLDVKPKRLDRVEQNLKRTGLSATLVSADALTWEPTGQFDAILLDAPCTATGTCRRHPDVLHRIGAEHITAMAALQAKLLERAAHWLAPGGTLVYAVCSLEQEEGEAQPSTIGLTTDPITAAELPDGVDPASEGWVRTHPGLLPNTGGMDGFFIVRLKA
- the msrA gene encoding peptide-methionine (S)-S-oxide reductase MsrA, encoding MGETQQIILAGGCFWCTEAVFRDVVGVSEVESGYIGGTTENPTYKEICTGRTGHAEAIRVSYDPDAIALDDLLDVFLGTHDPTQLNRQGNDVGTQYRSAIFPVNDEQRAAAEAAIARANEDHGGKVVTTIEGADQDGGAKWYPAEDYHQEYWEGEGKRNPYCLATIPPKLAKLRKSYAAKVKADA